The Saccharothrix variisporea genome has a segment encoding these proteins:
- a CDS encoding prolyl oligopeptidase family serine peptidase, protein MTHPSPPATIAYPAAERLDLVERLHGHLVPDPYRWLEDPTDPRTTEWSAAQDVLARAHLDAQPGREALAERLSELMRTGSVGTPVWRAGRAFYTRRGPEQDFPVLYVLEDGEERVLLDVTALDPSGRTTLDRWSPSLEGTRLAYQVSVGGDEHSLLHVLDVATGELVEGPIDRCRYSPVGWLPGGEEFFYVRRLDPDLVPEDERQFHRRVWRHRVGTDPAQDVNVHGDGLDHTYYYGLSLTDDGRWLVVSGAPGTVRRDSVWIADLHGDGELREVISADAGAQCSAWVEGDRLYLRTSLDAPRFRLCVASPERPTEWTELVPEQPDSVLDGVTWLDGSLVLLRTRHAVSELHLHDPDGTWLGEIPLPGPGSLHGWSTVDDRTDTDRDVLWFGWSDFVTPLSVYQFSKSTGETVLHAAAPGAVQLPEVTTQQVEYTSLDGTTVRMFVVSAHADPDLPRPALLTGYGGFAVGQGPGYRATALAWVEAGGVWALASLRGGDEEGEEWHRAGMRERKQNVFDDFHAAALKLISDGWTSPQQLAIMGGSNGGLLVGAALTQRPELYAAVVCSAPLLDMVRYENFLLGRLWAEEYGSAAVPEELAWLLSYSPYHRVRPDVEYPSVLFTVFESDSRVDPNHARKMCAALQHATASDPTKHPVLLRRETEVGHAGRSVSRSLGLAVDQLTFLAGATGLEFAPR, encoded by the coding sequence GTGACGCACCCATCACCTCCCGCGACGATCGCCTACCCCGCCGCGGAACGCCTCGACCTGGTCGAACGGCTGCACGGGCACCTCGTGCCCGACCCCTACCGCTGGCTGGAGGACCCGACCGACCCGCGCACGACCGAGTGGTCGGCCGCCCAGGACGTCCTCGCCCGCGCCCACCTCGACGCCCAGCCCGGCCGCGAAGCCCTCGCCGAACGGCTCTCCGAACTCATGCGCACGGGATCAGTGGGCACGCCGGTGTGGCGGGCCGGACGGGCGTTCTACACCCGGCGCGGGCCGGAGCAGGACTTCCCCGTCCTGTACGTGCTGGAGGACGGGGAGGAACGCGTGCTGCTCGACGTCACCGCGCTCGACCCGTCCGGCCGCACCACCCTGGACCGCTGGTCACCCTCACTGGAGGGCACGCGGCTGGCCTACCAGGTCTCCGTGGGCGGCGACGAGCACTCCCTCCTGCACGTCCTGGACGTGGCCACCGGCGAGCTGGTCGAGGGTCCGATCGACCGGTGCCGCTACTCCCCCGTCGGCTGGCTGCCCGGTGGCGAGGAGTTCTTCTACGTGCGCCGCCTCGACCCCGACCTGGTACCCGAGGACGAGCGGCAGTTCCACCGGCGGGTCTGGCGGCACCGGGTGGGCACCGACCCGGCGCAGGACGTGAACGTCCACGGCGACGGCCTCGACCACACGTACTACTACGGTCTGTCGCTCACCGACGACGGACGGTGGCTGGTCGTCAGCGGCGCGCCCGGCACGGTCCGGCGGGACTCGGTGTGGATCGCCGACCTGCACGGTGACGGCGAGCTGCGCGAGGTGATCTCCGCCGACGCGGGCGCGCAGTGCTCGGCGTGGGTCGAGGGCGACCGGCTCTACCTGCGCACGAGCCTGGACGCGCCGCGCTTCCGGCTGTGCGTGGCCTCGCCGGAGCGGCCGACCGAGTGGACCGAACTGGTGCCCGAGCAGCCGGACTCCGTGCTGGACGGCGTGACCTGGCTGGACGGCTCGCTGGTCCTGCTGCGCACCCGGCACGCGGTGTCCGAGCTGCACCTGCACGACCCGGACGGCACCTGGTTGGGCGAGATCCCGTTGCCGGGTCCCGGCTCCCTGCACGGCTGGTCCACTGTGGACGATCGGACCGACACCGACCGGGACGTCCTGTGGTTCGGCTGGTCGGACTTCGTGACCCCGCTGTCGGTGTACCAGTTCTCGAAGTCCACCGGCGAAACCGTCCTGCACGCCGCCGCCCCGGGAGCGGTCCAACTGCCCGAGGTGACCACCCAGCAGGTCGAGTACACCTCGCTGGACGGCACGACCGTGCGGATGTTCGTGGTGTCCGCACACGCCGACCCGGACCTGCCGCGACCGGCCCTGCTCACCGGGTACGGCGGCTTCGCGGTCGGCCAGGGACCCGGCTACCGCGCCACGGCGCTGGCGTGGGTCGAGGCGGGCGGCGTGTGGGCGCTGGCGTCGCTGCGCGGCGGTGACGAGGAGGGCGAGGAGTGGCACCGGGCCGGGATGCGCGAGCGCAAGCAGAACGTGTTCGACGACTTCCACGCGGCGGCGCTGAAGCTGATCTCGGACGGGTGGACCTCACCGCAGCAGCTGGCGATCATGGGCGGCTCCAACGGCGGCCTGCTCGTGGGCGCGGCGCTGACCCAGCGGCCGGAGCTGTACGCGGCGGTGGTGTGCTCGGCGCCACTGCTGGACATGGTGCGGTACGAGAACTTCCTGCTCGGGCGGCTGTGGGCGGAGGAGTACGGCAGCGCGGCGGTGCCCGAGGAGCTCGCGTGGCTGCTGTCCTACTCCCCGTACCACCGGGTGCGGCCGGACGTTGAGTACCCTTCGGTGCTGTTCACGGTGTTCGAGTCGGACAGCCGCGTGGACCCCAACCACGCCCGGAAGATGTGCGCCGCGCTCCAGCACGCGACGGCGAGCGATCCGACCAAGCACCCCGTGCTCCTGCGCCGGGAGACCGAGGTGGGGCACGCGGGCCGATCGGTGAGCCGGTCGCTCGGCCTCGCCGTGGACCAGTTGACCTTCCTGGCCGGTGCGACCGGACTGGAGTTCGCCCCCAGGTAG
- a CDS encoding globin, whose protein sequence is MTSTENFYEAVGGYETFHKIVARFYELVADDPVLRPLYPEEDLGPAEERFRLFLMQYWGGPHTYSDQRGHPRLRMRHAPFVIGPVERDAWLRCMRVAVDEADLAPEHRDQLWAYLEMAANSLMNAWV, encoded by the coding sequence GTGACCAGTACTGAGAACTTCTACGAAGCGGTGGGCGGGTACGAGACGTTCCACAAGATCGTCGCGCGCTTCTACGAACTGGTCGCCGACGACCCGGTGCTGCGCCCGCTGTACCCGGAGGAGGACCTCGGCCCCGCCGAGGAACGCTTCCGCCTGTTCCTCATGCAGTACTGGGGCGGCCCGCACACCTACTCCGACCAGCGCGGCCACCCGCGGCTGCGGATGCGGCACGCCCCGTTCGTCATCGGTCCCGTCGAGCGGGACGCGTGGCTGCGCTGCATGCGGGTCGCGGTGGACGAGGCCGACCTGGCTCCGGAGCACCGCGACCAGCTGTGGGCCTACCTGGAGATGGCCGCGAACAGCCTCATGAACGCCTGGGTGTGA
- a CDS encoding DUF5130 family protein translates to MATGSHVARVDPADLPVGAVVTNSGRVSAAKMYEPHPPSLPFTPVQLASLDEALTLASRTTGLDFSVYLGELGSDTRARAEELHSTTPRPSHAVLVAVSPGERAVEIVTGEESHRRLADRGAKLAVMSMVASFKEGDIAGGLLSGLRMLTDQAGSAPRS, encoded by the coding sequence GTGGCAACTGGTAGCCACGTCGCCCGCGTCGACCCGGCCGACCTCCCGGTGGGCGCGGTCGTGACCAACAGCGGACGGGTGTCCGCGGCGAAGATGTACGAGCCGCACCCGCCGAGCCTGCCGTTCACGCCGGTGCAGCTGGCGAGCCTGGACGAGGCGCTGACCCTGGCCAGCCGCACGACGGGCCTGGACTTCAGCGTCTACCTGGGCGAACTGGGCTCCGACACCCGCGCCCGCGCCGAGGAACTGCACTCGACGACCCCGCGCCCGTCCCACGCGGTCCTGGTGGCCGTGTCCCCGGGCGAGCGCGCGGTCGAGATCGTGACCGGCGAGGAGTCCCACCGCCGCCTCGCGGACCGCGGCGCCAAGCTCGCGGTGATGAGCATGGTCGCGTCCTTCAAGGAGGGCGACATCGCCGGCGGCCTGCTCAGCGGCCTCCGCATGCTCACCGACCAGGCCGGCAGCGCCCCGCGCTCCTGA
- a CDS encoding MFS transporter: MERSTGAQGVHTPAFRLLTGAWITSLVGDGVRTVALPLYTAVSTRSPLAASAVAVAVVLPWLLVALPAGVLVDRWRPRLVVAVAHAFRALVTALLAWAVFTDRAGVVVLCAIGFLLTSAETFADSASQVLLVELAGPADLEVANSRFVTAETLGMDLVGPLAASLLFWWHPAACFALDALTFVVAGALVARVPEVARQPEPQALRGQFTEGVAFLFRDPGLRVLVLSVGITAVCAAAVNAMLALYSITVLGLPEEWVPWLVVVMSLGALSGARLSPRLAARLGGAPVMVGALALLGVAFAVFGGVPWLPVAVVAAFCFGLASAGWNVLSATRRQRLTPVPMMGRVTSAYRVLAWGLSPIGAGLAGPLAAATTLGVVYLVAGGAVVLTAVAIARPLART; the protein is encoded by the coding sequence TTGGAACGGTCGACAGGTGCCCAGGGCGTCCACACGCCGGCGTTCCGCCTGCTGACGGGCGCGTGGATCACGTCCTTGGTGGGTGACGGGGTCCGCACGGTCGCCCTCCCGCTCTACACCGCCGTCAGCACCCGCAGCCCGCTCGCCGCCTCCGCGGTGGCCGTCGCGGTGGTCCTCCCGTGGCTGCTGGTGGCCCTCCCGGCGGGTGTCCTGGTCGACCGGTGGCGGCCGCGGCTCGTGGTCGCCGTCGCGCACGCCTTCCGCGCTCTGGTGACGGCGCTGCTGGCGTGGGCCGTGTTCACAGATAGAGCCGGCGTTGTCGTGCTGTGCGCGATCGGGTTCCTGCTCACCAGTGCGGAGACGTTCGCGGACAGCGCGTCCCAGGTGCTGCTGGTCGAGCTCGCCGGCCCCGCCGACCTGGAGGTCGCCAACAGCCGGTTCGTGACCGCCGAGACCCTCGGCATGGACCTGGTCGGCCCGCTCGCGGCCAGCCTGCTGTTCTGGTGGCACCCGGCCGCGTGCTTCGCCCTGGACGCGCTCACGTTCGTCGTGGCCGGGGCGCTCGTGGCACGGGTGCCGGAGGTGGCGCGGCAGCCGGAACCCCAGGCGTTGCGCGGGCAGTTCACCGAGGGCGTGGCGTTCCTGTTCCGCGACCCCGGCCTGCGGGTGCTGGTGCTCTCAGTGGGCATCACGGCGGTGTGCGCGGCGGCGGTCAACGCGATGCTGGCGCTGTACTCGATCACCGTGCTGGGGCTGCCCGAGGAGTGGGTGCCGTGGCTGGTGGTCGTGATGTCGTTGGGCGCGCTGTCCGGGGCGCGGCTGAGCCCGCGGCTCGCGGCCCGGCTCGGCGGTGCCCCGGTCATGGTGGGCGCGCTGGCGTTGCTCGGGGTGGCGTTCGCGGTGTTCGGCGGGGTGCCGTGGCTGCCGGTGGCGGTCGTGGCGGCGTTCTGCTTCGGGCTCGCGTCGGCCGGGTGGAACGTGCTGTCCGCGACCCGGCGGCAGCGGCTGACGCCCGTGCCGATGATGGGTCGGGTGACCAGTGCGTACCGGGTGCTGGCGTGGGGGCTGTCGCCGATCGGGGCCGGTCTGGCGGGTCCGCTGGCCGCCGCGACGACGCTCGGGGTGGTGTACCTGGTGGCGGGCGGGGCGGTCGTGCTGACGGCCGTGGCGATCGCACGCCCCCTCGCCCGGACGTGA
- a CDS encoding DNA glycosylase AlkZ-like family protein: MTVLAQRMRAQRLSHRAGDTHDLLDSVLALQAQDVNAMRLAARARGVHTLMGPIVRTWAMRGTLHLFLLDDLWVLGPLSTLIVQQGKRRRDQLGLTDALCARALPALREVLTTPLTRAEVVARLAEVGIALDPKSQAPAHLMAYAAANGVLYRTLDDEYALLPDLPNPAR; the protein is encoded by the coding sequence GTGACCGTCCTGGCCCAGCGGATGCGCGCCCAACGCCTGTCCCACCGGGCCGGCGACACGCACGACCTGCTGGACTCGGTACTGGCCCTGCAAGCCCAGGACGTCAACGCGATGCGGCTCGCCGCCCGCGCGCGGGGCGTGCACACCCTGATGGGCCCGATCGTCCGCACGTGGGCCATGCGGGGAACCCTCCACCTGTTCCTGTTGGACGATCTCTGGGTTTTGGGCCCACTTTCCACACTCATCGTCCAACAAGGAAAACGTCGTCGCGACCAACTCGGCCTCACCGACGCCCTCTGCGCCCGTGCCCTCCCGGCCCTCCGCGAGGTCCTCACCACGCCGCTGACGCGCGCCGAGGTGGTCGCCCGCCTGGCGGAAGTCGGCATCGCCCTTGACCCGAAGTCCCAGGCCCCGGCGCACCTGATGGCGTACGCGGCGGCCAACGGCGTGCTGTACCGGACCCTCGACGACGAGTACGCGCTCCTGCCCGACCTCCCGAACCCGGCACGGTAG
- a CDS encoding LacI family DNA-binding transcriptional regulator, with amino-acid sequence MTARLSDIATQAGVSEATVSRVVNGKPGVSAATRQAVVAAMDVLGYERPPRLRQRSAGLIGLITPELNNPIFPAFAQVIEQVLSRDGFTPVLCTQTPGGSTEDQLTEMLVDRGVTGIVFVSGLHADTTADTDRYVKLAGRGVPFVMVNGYTDRVKAPFVSVDHRAAVRLAVSHLRDLGHERIGLAVGPYRFVPAQRMVEAFTQSGCEPGLVEHSLFTVEGGQAAADALYDRGCTAVVCGSDLMAFGAIRAARRRDLHVPGDISVVGFDDSPLIVFADPPLTTIRQPVEAMGQAAVHALLEEIGGTPAPRAEFVFQPELVVRGSTGARR; translated from the coding sequence GTGACAGCGCGGCTCAGTGACATCGCGACCCAGGCAGGCGTGAGCGAGGCGACGGTCAGCCGGGTGGTCAACGGCAAGCCGGGTGTCTCGGCCGCCACCCGCCAGGCGGTCGTCGCCGCGATGGACGTGCTCGGCTACGAGCGCCCACCCCGCCTCCGGCAGCGCAGCGCCGGGTTGATCGGGCTCATCACGCCCGAGCTGAACAACCCGATCTTCCCGGCGTTCGCGCAGGTCATCGAGCAGGTGCTGAGCCGAGACGGCTTCACGCCCGTGCTGTGCACGCAGACACCCGGCGGTTCCACCGAGGACCAGCTGACCGAGATGCTGGTCGACCGGGGCGTCACCGGCATCGTGTTCGTGTCGGGCCTGCACGCCGACACGACCGCCGACACCGACCGGTACGTCAAGCTGGCCGGCCGGGGCGTGCCGTTCGTGATGGTCAACGGCTACACCGACCGCGTGAAAGCCCCGTTCGTCTCCGTGGACCACCGCGCCGCCGTGCGCCTGGCCGTCTCCCACCTGCGGGACCTCGGCCACGAGCGGATCGGCTTGGCGGTCGGCCCGTACCGGTTCGTGCCCGCCCAGCGCATGGTCGAGGCCTTCACGCAGTCGGGCTGCGAGCCGGGGCTGGTCGAGCACTCCCTGTTCACCGTGGAAGGCGGCCAGGCGGCGGCCGACGCCCTCTACGACCGGGGCTGCACGGCCGTCGTCTGCGGCAGCGACCTGATGGCGTTCGGCGCGATCCGCGCGGCCCGCCGCCGCGACCTCCACGTGCCCGGCGACATCTCCGTGGTGGGCTTCGACGACTCCCCGCTCATCGTCTTCGCCGACCCGCCGCTGACGACCATCCGCCAGCCCGTCGAGGCGATGGGCCAGGCCGCCGTCCACGCGCTCCTCGAAGAGATCGGCGGCACGCCCGCGCCGCGCGCCGAGTTCGTCTTCCAGCCCGAGCTGGTCGTCCGGGGCTCCACGGGGGCCAGACGGTGA
- a CDS encoding glycoside hydrolase family 13 protein, with the protein MRRSSDLQPEIADESAWWRDAVFYQVYVRSFADSDGDGVGDLEGIRSRLGYLELLGVDALWLTPFYTSPMADHGYDVADPRDVDPLFGDLAAFDRLVAEAHEHNIRVTVDLVPNHTSDRHPWFQAALRAGPRSAERDRYFFRDGQGFDGSQPPNNWTSVFGGSAWTRVADGQWYLHLFAPEQPDLNWEHPEVPADLARTLRFWLDRGVDGFRIDVAHGMAKPYGLPNMDPRAAQGSGVMHDNALDPRFDNDAVHDVHRLIRKVLDEYPGRMAVGEIWVKDDERFARYIRPDELHLGFNFRLVEAPFDADAVRAAIEHALAAVQPYETPPTWTLSNHDVTRHVTRYGDGALGTKRARAMALVELALPGVVYLYNGEELGLPNVELPDWALQDPTWLRSGHTERGRDGSRVPLPWEGTTPPYGFTTGATTWLPQPNEWAGLTAESQLEDPDSMLSLYRHALELRKSHPAISGDEVEWYGAPAGCFAFRRKGGGLICALNTSGGPVPLPPGEVLLASGPMDGPQLPPDTAVWLV; encoded by the coding sequence GTGCGACGATCCTCCGACCTCCAACCAGAGATCGCCGACGAGTCCGCCTGGTGGCGCGACGCCGTCTTCTACCAGGTGTACGTGCGCTCGTTCGCCGACTCCGACGGCGACGGCGTGGGTGACCTGGAGGGCATCCGCTCCCGGCTGGGGTACCTCGAACTGCTCGGCGTCGACGCGCTGTGGCTCACGCCGTTCTACACCTCGCCCATGGCCGACCACGGCTACGACGTGGCCGACCCGCGGGACGTGGACCCGCTGTTCGGCGACCTGGCCGCGTTCGACCGGCTGGTCGCCGAGGCGCACGAGCACAACATCCGGGTCACCGTCGACCTCGTGCCCAACCACACCAGCGACCGGCACCCGTGGTTCCAGGCGGCGCTGCGGGCCGGTCCGCGCAGCGCCGAGCGGGACCGGTACTTCTTCCGCGACGGCCAGGGCTTCGACGGCTCCCAGCCGCCGAACAACTGGACCAGCGTGTTCGGCGGCTCGGCGTGGACGCGGGTCGCGGACGGGCAGTGGTACCTGCACCTGTTCGCGCCCGAGCAGCCCGACCTGAACTGGGAGCACCCGGAGGTGCCCGCCGACCTGGCCCGGACGCTGCGGTTCTGGCTGGACCGGGGCGTGGACGGGTTCCGCATCGACGTGGCGCACGGCATGGCCAAGCCCTACGGCCTGCCGAACATGGACCCGAGGGCGGCGCAGGGCTCCGGGGTGATGCACGACAACGCGCTGGACCCGCGGTTCGACAACGACGCCGTCCACGACGTGCACCGGCTGATCCGCAAGGTGCTCGACGAGTACCCGGGCCGCATGGCGGTCGGCGAGATCTGGGTCAAGGACGACGAGCGCTTCGCCCGCTACATCCGCCCCGACGAACTGCACCTGGGCTTCAACTTCCGCCTGGTCGAGGCCCCGTTCGACGCGGACGCGGTGCGCGCGGCCATCGAACACGCCCTGGCCGCCGTACAGCCCTACGAGACCCCGCCCACGTGGACCCTGTCCAACCACGACGTGACAAGGCACGTGACCCGCTACGGCGACGGCGCACTGGGCACCAAGCGGGCGCGGGCGATGGCGCTGGTCGAACTGGCCTTGCCCGGGGTGGTCTACCTGTACAACGGCGAGGAACTGGGGCTGCCCAACGTCGAACTGCCGGACTGGGCACTCCAGGACCCGACGTGGCTGCGATCGGGACACACGGAGCGCGGACGTGACGGCTCCCGCGTGCCACTGCCGTGGGAGGGAACCACGCCGCCGTACGGCTTCACGACGGGCGCGACCACGTGGCTGCCCCAGCCGAACGAGTGGGCCGGGCTGACCGCCGAGTCGCAACTGGAGGACCCGGACTCGATGCTGTCGCTGTACCGACACGCGCTGGAACTGCGCAAGTCGCACCCGGCGATCAGCGGGGACGAGGTCGAGTGGTACGGCGCTCCGGCCGGTTGCTTCGCGTTCCGGAGGAAGGGCGGCGGCCTGATCTGCGCACTGAACACGTCGGGCGGCCCGGTGCCGCTGCCGCCGGGTGAGGTGTTGTTGGCGAGTGGACCGATGGACGGGCCGCAGCTGCCACCCGACACGGCGGTCTGGCTGGTGTGA
- a CDS encoding HNH endonuclease: MPDRQPTPIGALANAGIASVTPSGQKQAATVHSVHAVADGEGAGPAPKTFPWGRRKVLLLNATFEPLTALPLRRAVVLVVCGKAEVVHGDPAGAVVHSSTSEVVVPSVIRLSNYVRVPYRGRVPLTRAGLMHRDRYRCAYCGGRAETIDHVVPRSRGGAHSWTNCVACCAKCNHRKADKLLSELGWRLRVVPAAPRGPHWRLLAGVTEADPLWLPYLGEPAA; the protein is encoded by the coding sequence GTGCCAGACCGACAACCCACCCCGATCGGCGCCCTGGCGAACGCCGGGATCGCGTCGGTGACCCCGTCCGGCCAAAAACAGGCGGCGACCGTGCACAGCGTGCACGCCGTGGCGGACGGTGAAGGGGCCGGTCCGGCGCCCAAGACCTTCCCGTGGGGAAGACGCAAGGTCCTGCTGCTCAACGCCACCTTCGAGCCCCTGACCGCGCTGCCGCTGCGGCGCGCGGTGGTGCTGGTGGTGTGCGGCAAGGCGGAGGTGGTGCACGGCGACCCGGCGGGCGCCGTCGTCCATTCCTCCACGTCCGAGGTCGTCGTACCGTCAGTGATCAGGTTGAGCAACTACGTGCGCGTGCCGTACCGGGGGCGGGTGCCCCTCACGCGGGCCGGTCTCATGCACCGCGACCGGTACCGGTGCGCGTACTGCGGCGGACGCGCCGAGACGATCGACCACGTGGTGCCCCGCAGTCGTGGTGGGGCGCACTCGTGGACCAACTGCGTGGCCTGCTGTGCCAAGTGCAACCACCGCAAGGCCGACAAGCTGCTGTCCGAACTGGGCTGGCGGCTCCGGGTCGTGCCGGCCGCGCCGCGCGGGCCGCACTGGCGGCTGCTGGCGGGCGTGACCGAGGCCGATCCGCTGTGGCTGCCCTACCTGGGCGAGCCGGCGGCCTAG
- a CDS encoding mechanosensitive ion channel family protein — protein sequence MVLSVDVESTLAVDWWVQNGPRIIESGIRIALTLLIAVVVRFLLRRLIDRLTRGASEQRKPKLLRPLRERAPQALGALVSERREQRAKTIGSVLKSVTTIVVFGIAFIQVLTELGMDPAPILTSAGILGVAVGFGAQNLVKDFLSGMFMMLEDQYGVGDVVDLGPATGTVESVGLRITTIRDTNGTVWYVRNGEILRVGNSSQGFAVAVVDLPLAYGANLASATEVLTTAALEAVAEEPLEKDTIDKPQVLGVEKVTPEGLTMRVTVKVRPGRQWAVQRALRAKLMPALEDAGISLKA from the coding sequence GTGGTGCTGTCGGTGGACGTCGAGTCGACGCTGGCCGTCGATTGGTGGGTCCAGAACGGCCCGAGGATCATCGAGAGCGGGATCAGGATCGCGCTCACGCTGCTGATCGCGGTGGTCGTCCGGTTCCTGCTGCGGCGCCTGATCGACCGGCTGACCAGGGGCGCGTCGGAGCAGCGCAAGCCCAAGCTGCTGCGCCCGCTGCGGGAACGCGCACCCCAGGCGCTCGGCGCGCTCGTGTCGGAACGGCGGGAGCAGCGCGCCAAGACCATCGGCTCGGTCCTCAAGTCGGTCACCACGATCGTGGTGTTCGGCATCGCGTTCATCCAGGTGCTCACCGAGCTGGGCATGGACCCGGCACCCATCCTGACCTCGGCGGGCATCCTCGGCGTGGCGGTCGGTTTCGGCGCGCAGAACCTGGTCAAGGACTTCCTGTCCGGCATGTTCATGATGCTGGAGGACCAGTACGGCGTCGGTGACGTCGTGGACCTGGGGCCGGCGACCGGCACGGTCGAGTCGGTGGGCCTGCGCATCACCACGATCCGCGACACCAACGGCACGGTCTGGTACGTCCGCAACGGCGAGATCCTGCGCGTCGGCAACTCCTCGCAGGGCTTCGCGGTGGCCGTGGTGGACCTGCCGCTGGCGTACGGGGCCAACCTGGCGTCGGCGACGGAGGTGCTGACGACGGCGGCGCTGGAGGCCGTGGCGGAGGAGCCGCTGGAGAAGGACACCATCGACAAGCCGCAGGTCCTGGGCGTGGAGAAGGTCACGCCCGAGGGCCTCACCATGCGGGTGACGGTGAAGGTGCGGCCGGGCCGCCAGTGGGCCGTGCAGCGGGCGCTGCGGGCCAAGCTCATGCCCGCGCTGGAGGACGCCGGGATCTCGCTCAAGGCGTGA
- a CDS encoding acyl-CoA thioesterase, with amino-acid sequence MGVFVTGVRPRWSDMDAYGHVNHANTVTLLEEARIDLLFTEAARHGVPDMANGVVVARLVVDYLAPLVFTGDEVVVEMSVRELKSASFTLDYTVRNGRREGSPVVATAETLMVPYNLTAGRPRRLLEAERDFLAGWRAGGNGA; translated from the coding sequence TTGGGTGTGTTCGTCACGGGAGTGCGTCCGAGGTGGTCGGACATGGACGCGTACGGCCACGTCAACCACGCCAACACGGTGACCCTGCTGGAGGAGGCGCGGATAGACCTCCTGTTCACCGAGGCGGCGCGGCACGGCGTGCCGGACATGGCCAACGGCGTGGTGGTGGCCCGCCTGGTGGTGGACTACCTGGCGCCGCTGGTGTTCACCGGTGACGAGGTCGTGGTGGAGATGTCGGTGCGGGAATTGAAGTCGGCGTCCTTCACGTTGGACTACACCGTACGCAACGGGCGCCGGGAGGGGAGCCCGGTCGTGGCGACCGCGGAAACCCTGATGGTGCCCTACAACCTCACGGCCGGACGTCCGCGCCGTCTACTCGAAGCCGAACGCGACTTCCTCGCGGGTTGGCGTGCCGGAGGCAACGGTGCCTGA